The sequence GGTTCCGAAATCGAAGGATTCCATCTGGATCGTGTCTCCGGAAACGGTGGTGTAGTTCTTGAACGAGAGATCGCAGACGATGTTGTTTCCGCTGATCGAGGTCACCTTGAACGTGAGCTTCTCCTTTCCGTCTTCGGGAGCGGCTCCCGCCGGAGAGAAGGTATAGGTCTGTCCTGCGACTGGCATGTTGTTGATGATCACCATGTTGTCGGTGGAACTCAAGGAGGCCGTGGCTTCCCATCCGTAAACCGTAGTGAACAGGGTTCCCGAATAGGCAATCTTTTTGCCAATATAGAGGCTCTCGAACGCGGTTGCGGGCATGATCTGCGTGACAGGGACGGTGAATCCGCTGAGCGAGGCCGTCTTTGTGGTATCTGCGCCCACATATGCCTGATCGCTGGGGATCATGACCTTGAATTTGTCTCCGACCTTGTGCCCGACGATGGCGTTCTCGAACATCTCGAGCGCTCCGCCGGACCCGATGGTGATGTCCAGAGGGCTGTATGAAGACTTGGCGGTGAAATCGCTGGACTTGGCGACGCTGTCGTCTTCTGCGACGCTCTTCTTGCTCGTGTCGAAAAGGAGCGCGCTGCTGCCGCCTATGTAATCGTAATAAGTTCCCGTGTAATCGACGGTGACAGAATCGCCGTATGCCGCTACTCTGTCCTCGCTTGACGAGAGGTGATCGATAGCGTAAACGCCGAGCACAGCGGCGCACGCAATCAGGAAAAGCGCAAGGCAGACCATGAAAATAGGGTCGTGCTCTTTGCGCTCCTTTGTTTTATTCTCTTCGCCGGCCATTATAACCGTCGCTCGCATTATGATGACCTTATAAAACATTTATTATCAGAATTAACTGGGAATCTCATTTGCATAGGATGCCAAACGAATCTCAGAGTCTCGGCGAACGGTGCCCAAAAACGTCGAAATAGTGATGGAAATGATTGTCAGGCCATTAATCCATGGACAAAGAAATTCCGCATCGGCGGATTCTGAACGCAACCCCATACTTTTCGGCTATTTCCGCGCATTTCCTCTCGGATTCTTCTGGGATATACCCGCCGACGATGGAAACTGTCACCCCTTGGATGGATTTCCTGCATTCCGCTATGAAATCCAGGACCGCCTGATAAGATTCGATGCCGAATTTGCTGCGGGTGATCTCCAGATATTCCGCGGCATTGGAAGCGTTCAGGCTTATCGAGATTCTGTCCACGCATTCCGCGAGCTCTGGGACGATGTCCCTGCCATTTATGAGATTCCCGAGGCCGTTGGTGTCGAGGCGGACCCTTTTGCCAAGCCTGCTTCTGACCATCCTCATCGATGCGATGAGATCGTCCAGCCTTTCAGTCGGCTCCCCGTAACCGCAGAACACTATCTCATCGGATCCGGATAGGTCCTTCGTCTCCAGCTCCGCGATCACCTCTTCAGGGGTAGGCTCCTTGTCCAGCCAAAGGCGTTCGGCGTCTCCCAGAGCGTCCGTCCTGTTCCTGACGCAGAAAACGCATCTGCACGGGCAGCGATTCGTCAGATTGACGTAATATGTCTTCCCGTAGCGGTAGACGATGGTCATGAATCATCATCTGGATACGGATAGAAAGGCTTTGGCATAACGCTATTACCTCAGACTGGCATCCGCTGGCATGTTCGATCTGTACGTTGTGACCGACGCATCGCTTTCGAGGGGGCTTACGGAGGCTCAGACGGCTGAGTTGGCCTTCAAAGGCGGAGCGGATGCCGTCCAGCTCAGGATGAAAAAGGCCGACGGAAAAGCTATGCTGGAGCAGGCCGACGCCATCAGGAAATTGGCCGACGATTTCGGCAGATTCTTCATCGTCAACGATAGAGTGGATGTGGCTATGATCTCCGGCGCGGACGGGGTGCATCTCGGCCAATCTGACCTGCCTGTGGCGAGAGCGAGAGAGATCATGGGCGAATCCGCCATAATCGGGGCTTCGGTCAGCACTCTGGAACAGGCTCAGAAAGCGGAGGAGGACGGCGCGGATTACGTCGGGGTCGGCTCTATATTCACGACGGCCACAAAGCCCGATGCCAATCAGGCCATCGGATTGGACCCTTTGTTCAAGATATCCCACAGCATAGGCATCCCGGCGGTAGCCATCGGAGGGATAAACCGCGGCAACATCCAGGATGTGATCAGGGCTGGCGCCGATTCCGCGGCGGTCGTATCTGCGGCTGTCGGGCAGCCAGACATCCCAAGCGCAGTCCACGAGCTCAGAGATCTTATCCTCAAGGTCAGGCCGCATGTCGCAGCCGATGCCAGAGGGGATTCGCTGAACAGGAAGCTCATGATCTGAGCGGCTTCCTAAGAAGGCATTCCGCGCGGGATCTTACGGTACCGAACCTGGTGGGCTCATCCTTTCTCACGGAAGAAACGGCTTCCATGGTCGGGAACAGGGCGAGGAGACCTTCCGCGTCGAAATACCTGTAGAAGAATCCGTCGCCTCTCGCTCCGGAACGCATATCGTCGGGCGTGAAACATCTGGCAAAAAGATATCCTCCCGGAGCCAAAACCCTTTCCAACTCTTTTGCCGCCTTCTCCAGCTTCCCGTCCTCCAGATTCTCAAGAACGTGGACCGCCGTGACATAATCGAAAGACCCGTCCTGGAATGGCAATTCGGATGCGTCTGAAACCAAAAAATCGGCTTCTGGGTATAGTTCCTCGCATTTTCCGATGGCAACGGGCGAGAAATCCACCCCGACCACGCGGAAACCGGCGTCCAAAAGGGTCGAGACCGTCTTGCCGTTGCCGCAGCCGACATCCAGAGCTTTGCCGGAGCACGGGATCGGAATGCCTGAATTGCCTCTCCATGCCCGGGAATTCCCGCGGTAGAAGGCGTCCCACAGCTCTTTTTGTCCCATCATCCCTTCCCGC comes from Candidatus Methanomethylophilaceae archaeon and encodes:
- a CDS encoding FKBP-type peptidyl-prolyl cis-trans isomerase produces the protein MAGEENKTKERKEHDPIFMVCLALFLIACAAVLGVYAIDHLSSSEDRVAAYGDSVTVDYTGTYYDYIGGSSALLFDTSKKSVAEDDSVAKSSDFTAKSSYSPLDITIGSGGALEMFENAIVGHKVGDKFKVMIPSDQAYVGADTTKTASLSGFTVPVTQIMPATAFESLYIGKKIAYSGTLFTTVYGWEATASLSSTDNMVIINNMPVAGQTYTFSPAGAAPEDGKEKLTFKVTSISGNNIVCDLSFKNYTTVSGDTIQMESFDFGT
- a CDS encoding TatD family nuclease-associated radical SAM protein, which encodes MTIVYRYGKTYYVNLTNRCPCRCVFCVRNRTDALGDAERLWLDKEPTPEEVIAELETKDLSGSDEIVFCGYGEPTERLDDLIASMRMVRSRLGKRVRLDTNGLGNLINGRDIVPELAECVDRISISLNASNAAEYLEITRSKFGIESYQAVLDFIAECRKSIQGVTVSIVGGYIPEESERKCAEIAEKYGVAFRIRRCGISLSMD
- the thiE gene encoding thiamine phosphate synthase; protein product: MFDLYVVTDASLSRGLTEAQTAELAFKGGADAVQLRMKKADGKAMLEQADAIRKLADDFGRFFIVNDRVDVAMISGADGVHLGQSDLPVARAREIMGESAIIGASVSTLEQAQKAEEDGADYVGVGSIFTTATKPDANQAIGLDPLFKISHSIGIPAVAIGGINRGNIQDVIRAGADSAAVVSAAVGQPDIPSAVHELRDLILKVRPHVAADARGDSLNRKLMI
- a CDS encoding class I SAM-dependent methyltransferase is translated as MGQKELWDAFYRGNSRAWRGNSGIPIPCSGKALDVGCGNGKTVSTLLDAGFRVVGVDFSPVAIGKCEELYPEADFLVSDASELPFQDGSFDYVTAVHVLENLEDGKLEKAAKELERVLAPGGYLFARCFTPDDMRSGARGDGFFYRYFDAEGLLALFPTMEAVSSVRKDEPTRFGTVRSRAECLLRKPLRS